One Cryobacterium psychrophilum DNA segment encodes these proteins:
- a CDS encoding NeuD/PglB/VioB family sugar acetyltransferase, with product MSELLLIGASGLAREVLSLLRTQSDSRTVLFVDDDPALWGTTIDGAPVVGGLSEVTNHPTAQIVICVGRGAGRAALIERLGVTPGRYARVIHRSVEVPDSCRVGAGSILLAGVVLTTDVHIGDHVVVMPNVTMTHGNRVDSLATLCAGVTLGGDVFIGTMAYLGMNASVRERVRIGQGAVLGMGSAVLQDVPDRESWVGVPARRLAATADDLHVPASRAS from the coding sequence ATGTCTGAGCTCCTGCTCATCGGCGCGAGCGGACTCGCACGCGAAGTGCTCAGCCTGCTGCGCACCCAGTCCGATTCGCGCACCGTGCTGTTCGTTGACGACGACCCGGCGCTGTGGGGGACGACGATTGACGGCGCCCCCGTTGTCGGCGGTTTGTCGGAAGTGACAAATCACCCGACTGCGCAGATCGTGATCTGTGTCGGGCGGGGTGCTGGTCGCGCCGCACTCATCGAACGGCTCGGGGTCACGCCCGGGCGCTACGCCCGCGTCATCCATCGGTCGGTTGAGGTCCCCGACTCCTGCCGGGTGGGGGCCGGCAGCATCCTGCTCGCCGGCGTCGTACTCACCACTGACGTGCACATCGGTGATCACGTCGTGGTCATGCCCAATGTCACCATGACCCACGGAAACAGGGTGGACTCCCTCGCCACGCTGTGTGCCGGTGTCACGCTCGGCGGCGACGTGTTCATCGGCACGATGGCATACCTCGGCATGAATGCCAGCGTGCGGGAACGGGTCCGAATCGGCCAGGGGGCGGTGCTGGGCATGGGGTCCGCCGTGCTGCAGGACGTTCCGGACCGTGAATCCTGGGTCGGAGTGCCCGCGCGCCGTCTGGCCGCGACCGCCGACGACCTGCATGTTCCTGCCTCGCGGGCGTCGTGA
- a CDS encoding DegT/DnrJ/EryC1/StrS family aminotransferase — MTRINVMKPWMGAEEIAAVTAVIESGWVAQGPRVAAFEELFAATMQIPFAVATSNCTTALHLALAVAGIGGGDDVIVPSFSFIATANAASYVGARAVFADVDALTGNVTAETIRVALTPGTRAVIVVDQGGVPVDLDPIRALCDPLGIVVIEDAACAAGSTYRGRPVGAGAELSAWSFHPRKLLTTGEGGMLTTSRPEWAARARQLREHSMSVSATDRHSSVLAPPEEYREIGFNYRMTDLQAAVGIVQLGRLPAIVERRREIAAGYTQALAGIPGLRAVADPAWGTTNFQSFWIEVGPEYALDREQLLERLAIADISARRGIMAAHRQPAYRDHDGGTAALSVTEHLNDTTLILPVYHQLTLEDQERVIKVLQLENAIAHV; from the coding sequence ATGACCCGGATCAATGTGATGAAGCCCTGGATGGGCGCCGAAGAAATTGCCGCGGTCACGGCGGTCATCGAATCGGGCTGGGTCGCTCAGGGGCCGCGGGTGGCAGCCTTCGAGGAGCTGTTCGCGGCGACCATGCAGATTCCGTTCGCGGTCGCCACCTCGAATTGCACGACAGCCCTGCACCTGGCGCTCGCCGTGGCCGGTATCGGCGGTGGTGACGACGTCATCGTGCCGTCCTTTTCCTTCATCGCGACCGCCAATGCCGCATCCTATGTGGGCGCACGGGCCGTCTTCGCTGACGTCGATGCACTCACCGGCAATGTGACGGCCGAGACGATCCGCGTCGCCCTGACCCCAGGCACTCGCGCGGTCATCGTCGTCGACCAGGGCGGCGTGCCGGTGGACCTCGATCCCATCCGCGCGCTCTGCGACCCGCTGGGCATCGTCGTAATCGAAGATGCGGCGTGCGCCGCCGGCTCGACCTATCGCGGCCGCCCCGTTGGTGCGGGCGCGGAACTGTCGGCGTGGTCGTTCCACCCGCGCAAACTGCTCACCACGGGCGAGGGCGGAATGCTGACAACCTCCCGTCCGGAATGGGCGGCGCGTGCTCGTCAGCTGCGTGAGCATTCCATGAGCGTCTCCGCCACGGACCGTCACTCCTCGGTTCTCGCGCCACCCGAGGAATACCGCGAGATCGGCTTCAACTATCGGATGACCGACCTGCAGGCCGCTGTCGGCATTGTGCAACTGGGTCGACTGCCCGCCATCGTTGAGCGGCGCCGCGAGATCGCGGCCGGCTACACGCAAGCACTCGCCGGGATCCCCGGTCTACGCGCTGTCGCCGACCCGGCGTGGGGGACGACGAACTTCCAATCTTTCTGGATCGAGGTCGGGCCCGAGTACGCCCTCGATCGCGAGCAGCTGCTCGAGCGACTGGCGATTGCGGACATTTCCGCGCGCCGGGGCATCATGGCCGCACACCGCCAGCCTGCCTACCGCGACCACGACGGCGGAACCGCGGCGCTATCGGTCACCGAACACCTCAACGACACGACGCTTATCCTGCCCGTGTATCACCAGCTCACCCTCGAAGACCAGGAGCGGGTCATCAAGGTGTTGCAGCTGGAGAACGCGATCGCTCATGTCTGA
- a CDS encoding NAD-dependent epimerase/dehydratase family protein yields MTALQGAHVLVTGGAGTIGSTLVDQLLAAGVAQVDVLDNLVRGRRSNLAPALATGRVTLVEGDIRDRDLVHDVTRGKDLVFHQAAIRITQCAEEPRLALEVLVDGTFNVYEAAQEHGVSKVIAASSASVYGMAEHFPTDERHHHHNNDTFYGAAKSFNEGMMRSFRAMYGTDYVLLRYFNVYGPRMDVHGLYTEVLVRWMERIADGKSPLIFGDGKQTMDFVYTTDIARANVLAAASDVREGVYNVARGEETSLLELAQALLRVMGSTLDVEHGPDRPVNGVVRRLADIDAARRDLDFVAETSIDEGLKRLVQWWWPLREQIAAERFVGVAS; encoded by the coding sequence ATGACCGCCCTGCAGGGCGCCCACGTGCTGGTCACAGGGGGAGCCGGGACGATCGGGTCCACTCTCGTGGACCAGCTTCTGGCGGCCGGGGTGGCCCAGGTGGACGTTCTCGATAACCTGGTGCGCGGTCGTCGCAGCAACCTCGCACCAGCCCTGGCCACGGGCCGGGTGACCCTCGTCGAGGGTGATATTCGGGACCGTGATCTCGTGCACGACGTCACCAGGGGCAAAGACCTGGTCTTCCACCAGGCTGCTATTCGCATCACGCAGTGCGCGGAGGAACCTCGTTTGGCGCTGGAGGTGCTTGTTGACGGAACCTTCAACGTGTACGAGGCGGCGCAGGAGCATGGCGTGAGCAAGGTGATCGCCGCATCGAGCGCATCCGTTTACGGCATGGCCGAGCACTTCCCCACCGATGAGCGGCACCATCACCACAATAACGACACCTTCTACGGCGCGGCCAAGTCCTTCAACGAGGGCATGATGCGCAGTTTCCGTGCCATGTACGGCACCGACTACGTTTTGCTGCGCTACTTCAACGTGTACGGACCGCGCATGGACGTGCACGGCCTCTACACCGAGGTTCTCGTGCGGTGGATGGAACGCATCGCCGACGGCAAATCACCGTTGATCTTCGGAGACGGCAAACAGACGATGGACTTCGTCTACACGACCGACATCGCCAGGGCGAACGTGCTTGCCGCCGCGAGCGACGTGCGCGAAGGGGTCTACAACGTGGCGCGCGGTGAGGAAACGAGCCTGCTCGAACTGGCGCAGGCCCTGTTACGCGTGATGGGATCGACCCTCGATGTGGAGCACGGCCCCGACCGCCCCGTCAATGGGGTCGTGCGCCGGCTGGCGGACATCGACGCGGCCAGGCGCGATCTCGACTTCGTCGCCGAGACCTCAATCGACGAAGGTCTAAAACGCCTCGTGCAGTGGTGGTGGCCCCTGCGTGAGCAGATCGCCGCCGAACGCTTCGTCGGAGTGGCATCATGA
- a CDS encoding Gfo/Idh/MocA family protein produces MTASKTPARLRVAVIGAGYWGPNLARNFISSPDWDLVAICDLDGPRAQALADRVGTNVAAYSDVAALLERRDIDAVAIATPARTHHTLVLAALRAGKHILVEKPLADSREHGAEMVREAAERGLILMADHTYCYTPAVIKIRELIAEGALGDILFIDSVRINLGLVQPDVNVFWDLAPHDLSIIDFVLPQGLRPQAVSAQGADPLGAGKACIGYLTIPLQNDAIAHVHVNWLSPTKIRQMVIGGTLRTLVWDDLNPQQRLSVYDRGVDLTQQAVDGANAAASMVSYRLGDTWSPALPEREALGAMAEEFAASIRDGRAPRTDGEAGLRVLAVLEAASRSLASQGLLSSLAGHDAAVTDAARAAVLR; encoded by the coding sequence ATGACGGCTTCGAAGACACCGGCACGGCTGCGAGTAGCCGTGATTGGAGCTGGCTATTGGGGACCGAATCTGGCCCGCAATTTCATCTCGAGCCCGGACTGGGATCTCGTCGCTATCTGTGACCTGGACGGCCCACGGGCCCAGGCCCTGGCCGATCGCGTCGGTACGAACGTTGCCGCCTACAGCGACGTTGCCGCCCTCCTCGAGCGGCGCGACATCGATGCCGTCGCCATCGCGACGCCGGCCCGCACGCACCACACGCTCGTGCTCGCTGCCCTGCGTGCCGGCAAGCACATTCTCGTGGAGAAGCCGCTCGCCGACAGCCGGGAACACGGCGCCGAGATGGTTCGCGAGGCGGCGGAACGCGGCCTCATCCTGATGGCCGACCACACCTACTGCTACACGCCAGCCGTTATCAAGATTCGCGAACTCATCGCCGAGGGTGCGCTCGGCGACATCCTGTTCATCGACTCGGTGCGCATCAACCTGGGCCTGGTCCAGCCGGACGTCAACGTGTTCTGGGACCTCGCGCCCCACGACCTGTCGATCATCGATTTCGTGCTTCCGCAAGGCCTTCGGCCCCAGGCTGTGTCTGCCCAAGGCGCAGACCCGCTGGGCGCCGGAAAGGCCTGCATCGGGTACCTGACAATCCCGCTGCAGAATGACGCGATCGCCCACGTGCATGTCAACTGGCTGAGTCCCACGAAGATCCGACAGATGGTGATCGGCGGCACGCTGCGCACCCTGGTGTGGGACGACCTGAACCCGCAGCAGCGCCTCAGCGTGTACGACCGCGGAGTCGACCTCACCCAACAGGCCGTCGACGGCGCGAACGCCGCCGCCTCCATGGTTTCGTACCGACTCGGCGATACCTGGTCGCCGGCACTGCCCGAGCGGGAGGCCCTCGGCGCGATGGCGGAGGAATTCGCGGCGAGCATCCGCGACGGGCGCGCACCGCGCACGGACGGAGAGGCGGGCCTGCGCGTACTCGCGGTGCTCGAAGCGGCGAGCCGCAGCCTCGCCAGTCAGGGTCTGCTGAGCAGCCTCGCCGGCCATGATGCTGCTGTGACGGATGCCGCGCGAGCGGCGGTCCTCCGATGA
- a CDS encoding glycosyltransferase, producing MKVPPRRLRIALLGTRGVPATYGGFETAIEEIGRRLVERGHEVTVYCRRNGKPELSEHLGMKLVFLPALHHRVLETLSHTACSVLHATLHSRPDVAFVFNAANAPFVPLLRARGIPTAVHVDGLEWKRDKWGGMARRYYRWAEQFSVLQADALIADAQGIADYYQQEFDIPTELITYGTHILTDTALDKLATQGLESGKFHLVVARFEPENHVDVIIRGFLASQAALPLVVVGSAPYALEHTRQIKELAGSDARVRLMGAVWDQELLDQLYAHAATYLHGHSVGGTNPSLLRAMGAGTAAIAWDVVFNREVLGAASTCFRDPATLANLIEAAERSPENTQTVGRDLQSRARELYDWDKVTLAYEALAVRLQAGYSTHGMSQGRTTDPAGDRPEALQRGPSPIHIRGSES from the coding sequence ATGAAGGTTCCACCAAGACGCCTGCGCATCGCGCTCCTGGGCACGAGAGGGGTGCCCGCAACCTACGGGGGCTTCGAGACTGCCATCGAAGAGATCGGCCGTCGGCTCGTGGAGCGCGGTCACGAGGTCACCGTGTACTGCCGTCGCAACGGCAAACCCGAGCTCTCGGAGCACCTGGGCATGAAGCTCGTCTTTTTGCCGGCCCTTCACCATCGCGTGCTGGAGACGCTCAGTCACACGGCATGTTCTGTGCTGCACGCGACGCTCCATTCACGACCCGACGTCGCCTTCGTGTTCAATGCTGCAAACGCACCCTTCGTGCCGCTGCTCCGCGCACGCGGCATACCCACAGCGGTGCACGTGGATGGCCTTGAGTGGAAACGCGATAAGTGGGGCGGCATGGCGCGACGCTACTACCGCTGGGCCGAACAGTTCTCCGTCCTTCAGGCCGACGCGCTCATTGCCGATGCGCAGGGCATCGCGGATTATTACCAACAGGAATTCGACATTCCCACCGAGCTCATCACCTACGGCACGCATATATTGACCGACACAGCGTTGGACAAACTTGCCACACAGGGACTCGAATCCGGAAAATTCCACCTCGTTGTCGCGCGGTTTGAACCCGAGAACCACGTCGACGTCATCATTCGCGGATTCCTCGCCAGCCAGGCCGCCCTTCCCCTCGTCGTCGTTGGATCGGCGCCGTATGCGCTCGAGCACACGCGTCAGATCAAGGAGCTTGCCGGTTCTGATGCGCGTGTGCGGCTGATGGGCGCCGTCTGGGACCAGGAACTGCTCGACCAGCTTTATGCGCACGCGGCAACGTACCTCCACGGGCATTCCGTGGGTGGCACCAACCCCTCGCTGCTGCGAGCCATGGGTGCCGGGACGGCGGCGATCGCCTGGGATGTGGTGTTCAACCGAGAAGTCCTCGGCGCCGCCAGTACGTGTTTCCGCGACCCCGCGACGCTCGCCAACCTCATCGAGGCCGCGGAACGCTCACCGGAAAACACCCAGACCGTCGGCCGCGACCTTCAATCCCGCGCCAGGGAACTCTACGACTGGGACAAGGTGACGCTCGCTTATGAGGCCCTCGCGGTCCGCCTACAGGCGGGGTACAGCACCCACGGCATGAGCCAAGGTCGCACGACCGATCCGGCGGGGGACAGGCCAGAGGCGCTCCAGCGAGGCCCGTCGCCCATTCACATCAGAGGATCCGAGTCATGA
- a CDS encoding CDP-alcohol phosphatidyltransferase family protein: protein MNRPTAHTTTRETGPPASETYRQTVQRLSSAQKSAARGAPAYSIYVNRRVGRYLAAGAYRLGLTPNMVTAVSAVFTFAGIALLAVGQPSWVLGISVWLLLALGYAFDSADGQVARLRGGGSASGEWLDHVVDSVKISTLHLAVLVTAFTHFSLSSPVWLLVPIGFTVVAAVSFFAMILNDLLKAKHGSGAAPTGHSTVWRALLGAPTDYGLLCFAFVLLGAPWLFFLVYALLFVANLGYLVLALIKWFRDMNALGSVPARSAAEDS from the coding sequence ATGAACCGTCCGACCGCACACACCACCACCCGTGAGACCGGCCCGCCTGCGTCTGAGACCTACCGACAAACGGTGCAGCGGTTGTCGTCGGCGCAGAAGTCAGCGGCCCGGGGCGCCCCGGCCTACTCGATCTATGTCAACCGCCGGGTGGGGCGGTACCTCGCAGCGGGCGCGTACCGTCTGGGTCTGACCCCGAACATGGTGACCGCGGTCAGCGCGGTCTTCACCTTCGCCGGGATTGCCCTGCTTGCCGTCGGGCAACCGAGCTGGGTGCTGGGAATCTCGGTCTGGCTGTTGCTCGCGCTTGGATACGCCTTCGACTCGGCCGATGGCCAGGTGGCTCGGCTTCGCGGTGGCGGCTCAGCATCGGGCGAGTGGCTCGATCACGTGGTGGATTCGGTCAAGATCTCGACCCTCCACCTCGCCGTCCTCGTGACCGCCTTCACCCATTTCTCCCTGTCGAGTCCCGTCTGGCTCCTCGTGCCGATCGGCTTCACCGTGGTCGCGGCGGTGTCATTCTTCGCCATGATCCTCAACGATCTACTCAAGGCCAAGCACGGTTCCGGAGCGGCGCCGACCGGGCACAGCACCGTCTGGCGTGCATTGCTTGGAGCGCCGACGGACTACGGACTCCTCTGCTTCGCGTTCGTTTTGCTCGGGGCCCCCTGGCTGTTCTTCCTGGTCTACGCGCTGCTCTTCGTCGCCAATCTTGGCTACCTCGTTCTGGCACTCATCAAGTGGTTCAGGGACATGAACGCCCTCGGCTCCGTCCCCGCCCGTTCGGCAGCGGAGGACTCGTGA
- a CDS encoding glycosyltransferase family 2 protein gives MTLSPDIALVIVNYGSDALLDENLHGLDREIDPAHVVVVDNFRSAADSERMSTLATRRGWSLVCLPQNQGFGSGTNAGVARAQELGCRRFLLINPDARIDAVGVAALAEECAARPQNIVGARIRRPDGSVWFHGGTILLDRGRTSTGPAARSSAPGGWITGACLMIHTDLWDRLGGFDDEYFLYWEDVDLSWRCTESGGRLTVLPDLKVEHSVGGTQVGGGKSTTYVYYNCRNRLLFASRHLSRKRLLSWLLTSPGYASAVMQHGGRRALARHPVSMIGAALFGTAAGGTQALIRPVARPTQTNG, from the coding sequence GTGACCCTCTCCCCCGACATCGCCCTCGTGATCGTCAACTACGGCTCCGACGCCCTGCTCGACGAGAACCTTCACGGCCTCGACCGTGAAATCGACCCCGCACACGTTGTGGTCGTCGACAACTTCCGCAGCGCAGCCGACAGCGAACGGATGTCCACCCTCGCGACCCGGCGCGGCTGGAGCCTGGTCTGCCTTCCACAGAACCAGGGCTTCGGATCAGGAACGAACGCCGGCGTGGCGCGAGCACAGGAGCTCGGCTGCCGCCGGTTCCTGCTCATCAACCCGGACGCTCGTATCGACGCGGTCGGCGTCGCGGCGCTGGCCGAGGAATGCGCGGCGCGGCCGCAGAACATCGTGGGCGCACGGATCCGGCGACCCGACGGATCCGTCTGGTTTCACGGAGGCACCATCCTGCTCGATCGCGGGCGCACGAGCACCGGTCCGGCTGCGCGGAGTTCGGCGCCGGGCGGCTGGATCACCGGGGCGTGCCTCATGATCCACACCGACCTCTGGGATCGTCTTGGCGGATTCGACGACGAGTATTTCTTGTATTGGGAGGACGTCGACCTGTCCTGGCGGTGTACAGAGTCGGGCGGGCGCCTCACCGTCCTGCCCGATCTCAAGGTGGAACACAGCGTCGGCGGCACCCAGGTCGGCGGAGGAAAATCGACCACGTACGTGTACTACAACTGCCGCAATCGGCTGTTGTTCGCGTCGAGGCATCTCAGTCGGAAACGGTTGCTGTCATGGCTGCTCACCAGCCCGGGCTATGCTTCAGCCGTCATGCAGCACGGTGGACGCCGGGCCCTGGCCCGCCACCCGGTCAGCATGATCGGCGCCGCTCTCTTCGGAACGGCAGCGGGTGGCACCCAGGCCCTGATCCGGCCAGTGGCACGACCAACGCAAACGAACGGCTGA
- a CDS encoding polysaccharide biosynthesis tyrosine autokinase, which yields MEPIEYLRAVAKQWLVIVLLGALGFGAAWAYVSNETPLYKSTSSVFVSSERGETTSELVQASTFSQNLVQSYAQLASMPAVLNPVIAELNLDTSAPVLATSVVAATPLNTVIIEITVSNDSPARAAAIANSITRSLATVVQKLAPRGPNNTPSITLSTVSTAQAATVPYSPNTRLWLITGVAGGLALGVLFALARELLDTRVRGEKGLLRVTDAPLLGKVGEKRRGDPAGLVMRSMPRSVLAEGYRRIRANLEFIDVDSRPRCVVVTSPVVADGKSTSALNLALAMAERAPRVLLIDADLRRPSIAGMCDIEGEVGLTTVLVGTVALEDAVTLWAGVLHVLPSGAIPPNPGQLLGSTAMSDLVSRLRREYDFIVIDSPPLLPASDALGLAHLADGAIVVARDKSTRRAQLAHTLESLDAVKARLLGVVLNRVNERHSDAYDYVESPSAKVRHSSGEQPANEVDPDISGSPAHAKEVSRTRS from the coding sequence ATGGAACCGATCGAATACCTGCGCGCCGTGGCCAAGCAGTGGTTGGTCATCGTGCTGCTCGGCGCCCTCGGGTTCGGAGCAGCGTGGGCGTATGTGTCCAACGAGACGCCGTTGTACAAGTCGACGAGCAGCGTCTTCGTGTCCTCTGAGCGCGGCGAAACCACGAGCGAGCTCGTGCAGGCCTCCACCTTCAGCCAGAATCTCGTGCAGTCCTACGCGCAGCTCGCCAGCATGCCCGCGGTGCTCAACCCGGTGATTGCCGAACTCAACCTCGACACCTCGGCGCCCGTCCTTGCCACTTCCGTCGTTGCCGCGACGCCCCTGAACACGGTCATCATTGAGATCACCGTGTCCAACGATTCACCCGCCCGGGCGGCCGCGATCGCGAATTCCATCACGCGCTCACTGGCGACGGTCGTGCAGAAACTCGCACCGAGGGGACCGAACAACACGCCGTCGATCACACTCAGCACCGTCTCCACCGCTCAGGCCGCAACCGTGCCGTACTCGCCCAACACGCGGCTCTGGCTGATCACCGGGGTGGCGGGCGGACTCGCGCTCGGGGTCCTGTTCGCCCTCGCTCGCGAGCTTCTTGATACCCGGGTACGCGGCGAAAAGGGTCTTCTGCGAGTGACGGATGCCCCACTTCTTGGCAAGGTCGGCGAGAAGCGCCGCGGAGACCCGGCTGGCCTGGTCATGCGATCCATGCCGCGAAGCGTGCTGGCGGAAGGCTACCGCCGCATTCGCGCGAATCTTGAATTCATCGATGTGGACAGCCGTCCCCGTTGCGTTGTCGTCACCTCTCCCGTCGTCGCCGACGGCAAGTCCACGAGCGCGCTCAACCTCGCCCTCGCCATGGCCGAAAGAGCCCCCCGTGTGCTCCTCATTGACGCGGATCTGCGCCGACCGTCGATCGCCGGGATGTGCGACATTGAGGGCGAGGTTGGCCTGACCACCGTACTGGTGGGCACGGTGGCGCTCGAAGACGCCGTCACCCTGTGGGCCGGCGTGCTCCATGTGCTCCCCTCCGGCGCCATTCCCCCCAACCCCGGCCAGCTGCTCGGTTCCACCGCCATGAGCGACCTCGTGTCGAGGCTGCGCAGGGAGTACGACTTCATCGTGATCGATTCACCTCCCCTGCTTCCGGCATCCGATGCCCTCGGACTCGCTCACCTGGCCGATGGGGCCATTGTGGTCGCCCGGGACAAGTCCACCCGGCGAGCCCAGCTCGCGCACACCCTGGAGTCGCTCGATGCCGTGAAGGCCAGGCTGCTCGGGGTCGTGCTCAACCGCGTGAACGAGCGCCACTCAGACGCCTACGACTACGTGGAATCACCTTCTGCCAAGGTGCGCCATTCCTCCGGGGAACAGCCGGCAAACGAGGTCGACCCGGACATTTCCGGGTCCCCCGCACACGCGAAAGAAGTGAGTCGCACTCGCTCATGA
- a CDS encoding GDP-mannose--glycolipid 4-beta-D-mannosyltransferase, with product MTTEATPRMLRVMQSFPEGRTTTNPYLLQLLAGLAPYTEVSGLSWRRGLTHRVDVFHVHWPELLLRARSPGRRWTRRVLVRTLLLKWRLQHTAIVRTVHNTESHEALPPRDKKLLARLDRQTSLWIRLNLTTDIAGIDAMAPDAPVRTITHGDYRTWFAGSVVPPPVSGRLLHFGLLRPYKGIPALIDAFAGCSDSAAAGTVPLTLHICGAPVTPAFGAEVVHAAGDDPRITVALGHATDAALAHEIGQAELVVLPYREMHNSGAALLALSLARPVLVPSNAVTRALREEVGAGWVFAYDGALSAELLREAVARTREHNAGSQPNLAGRDWPRVVAEHLEAYRAAVGRVASLALEQPGVGGEPTVTIRKAGRHA from the coding sequence ATGACCACCGAGGCGACACCACGAATGTTGCGGGTCATGCAGTCCTTCCCCGAGGGCCGCACCACGACAAACCCCTACCTCCTGCAGCTCCTCGCGGGACTCGCCCCCTACACGGAGGTCTCTGGGCTGTCGTGGCGGCGCGGCCTCACGCACCGCGTCGACGTGTTTCACGTGCACTGGCCCGAGCTGCTCCTGCGGGCGCGATCGCCCGGCCGCCGCTGGACCCGTCGGGTTCTGGTGCGCACCCTGCTGCTCAAGTGGCGATTGCAGCACACCGCGATCGTGCGGACCGTGCACAACACCGAGAGTCACGAAGCGCTGCCGCCCCGCGACAAGAAGCTGCTCGCCCGTCTGGACAGGCAAACGTCGCTGTGGATTCGCCTCAACCTCACCACTGACATTGCCGGTATCGATGCGATGGCACCGGACGCACCCGTGCGTACGATCACCCACGGTGACTATCGCACGTGGTTTGCGGGGTCGGTCGTGCCGCCGCCCGTGAGCGGTCGGCTGTTGCACTTCGGACTACTGCGCCCGTACAAGGGAATCCCCGCACTAATCGACGCTTTCGCGGGCTGTTCCGATTCCGCCGCGGCAGGCACCGTCCCCCTCACACTGCACATCTGCGGGGCGCCCGTTACGCCGGCATTTGGCGCGGAAGTCGTGCACGCCGCCGGTGACGACCCGCGCATCACCGTTGCGCTCGGGCATGCGACCGACGCGGCGCTCGCCCACGAGATCGGGCAGGCAGAGCTCGTGGTGTTGCCCTACCGGGAAATGCATAATTCGGGCGCGGCGTTGCTCGCCCTGTCCCTGGCACGCCCGGTGCTCGTACCGTCGAATGCAGTGACCCGGGCGCTGCGCGAAGAGGTCGGTGCCGGATGGGTGTTCGCCTACGATGGCGCGTTGTCGGCGGAGCTGCTTCGCGAGGCGGTAGCCCGCACCCGGGAGCACAACGCCGGCAGCCAACCCAACCTCGCGGGGCGTGACTGGCCCCGGGTGGTGGCCGAGCACCTGGAAGCGTACCGGGCGGCCGTGGGACGTGTGGCTTCGCTAGCCCTCGAACAGCCAGGCGTCGGCGGCGAGCCGACCGTCACCATCCGGAAGGCTGGCCGTCACGCTTGA
- a CDS encoding glycosyltransferase family 4 protein, translating to MSRSALQSSDMASAFAGPRRTGPQRIGTRARLYRTVRSAHLERAHELAPATIVYRTVRYDFEDSLADGLNLVQAGPVRAAWLLVRSPVRELEVTEPLMLSNVAATALAITGLRLRALVGGPRTRVVSYLIENANALAGQVAVREIPRRAVTAALARYIWKNLDRVVFGTDAARLTYESAWGVPRGLTRSTLIPALPAPCTCAGTDPPEERSEGVIFLGALAARKGVPELLLAWPLVVARLPAARLTIVGKGELESVVRQAAAADPTIEVVVDPSRENIHRLLRRSAVLTLPSQPTRTWREQVGLPIVEGLAHGCSVVTTSQTGLAAWLEQNGHAVVEANGAPQLLADAIIMTVLKGRPASSVTASLPDGDGRLAADAWLFEG from the coding sequence GTGAGCCGCAGTGCGCTCCAGTCCAGCGATATGGCGTCCGCGTTCGCGGGGCCCCGACGGACCGGCCCGCAGCGCATCGGAACGCGTGCCCGTTTGTACCGAACCGTGCGCAGCGCACACCTCGAACGCGCCCACGAGCTGGCGCCAGCCACGATCGTGTACCGCACTGTTCGCTACGACTTCGAAGATTCCCTCGCAGACGGGCTCAATCTCGTGCAGGCCGGCCCGGTTCGGGCCGCCTGGCTTCTCGTCCGCTCGCCGGTGCGCGAGCTTGAGGTCACTGAGCCGCTCATGCTGTCCAACGTGGCGGCCACCGCCCTCGCCATTACCGGGCTTCGACTTCGCGCCCTCGTGGGCGGGCCGCGCACCCGGGTCGTGAGCTACCTGATTGAAAACGCCAACGCCCTGGCCGGTCAGGTCGCGGTCAGGGAAATCCCGCGCCGCGCCGTCACGGCGGCGCTCGCCCGATACATCTGGAAAAACCTTGATCGAGTGGTGTTCGGAACGGATGCCGCGCGCCTCACCTACGAGTCGGCGTGGGGCGTTCCGCGCGGTCTCACCCGATCAACGCTGATACCAGCGCTCCCTGCGCCGTGCACCTGCGCCGGGACCGACCCGCCTGAGGAGCGCTCCGAAGGAGTGATCTTTCTCGGGGCCCTCGCTGCGCGTAAGGGCGTGCCCGAGTTGCTTCTGGCCTGGCCCCTCGTCGTGGCACGACTTCCGGCAGCGCGACTCACCATTGTCGGAAAAGGCGAACTTGAGAGCGTGGTGCGCCAGGCGGCCGCGGCGGATCCCACGATCGAGGTCGTTGTCGATCCCAGTAGGGAGAACATTCATCGGCTTCTGCGACGCAGCGCGGTTCTCACCCTGCCGTCCCAGCCCACCCGAACCTGGAGGGAGCAGGTGGGGCTGCCCATTGTGGAGGGTCTCGCGCACGGGTGTTCTGTGGTGACCACGAGCCAGACCGGGCTCGCGGCGTGGCTTGAGCAAAACGGTCACGCGGTCGTGGAAGCGAACGGGGCGCCACAGCTGCTCGCGGATGCCATCATCATGACCGTGCTGAAGGGTCGCCCCGCCTCAAGCGTGACGGCCAGCCTTCCGGATGGTGACGGTCGGCTCGCCGCCGACGCCTGGCTGTTCGAGGGCTAG